One part of the Sphingobacterium sp. LZ7M1 genome encodes these proteins:
- a CDS encoding c-type cytochrome, with translation MIKTKRAQLYLFALFLFIFAGACKQEKEKEEVKEPNPKTDKITLPDGFEIEHIYSPSDDKKGSWVSMTFDDKGRMITSDQFGGLFRVELPPLGSDSTVKPKIEALDFPIEGRDPNDTTSNKVGMGFAQGLLWAYNSLYVMINHRPNENLSKGSGLYRLQDTNNDDKLDKITQLMELEGEGEHGPHSIVLGPDSMIYVIAGNFTKIPKMDNYRSLPNDKVDNLIPYILDTHGHDADSHLNGGWIAKTDSEGKSWDLIASGMRNGFDLAFNNEGELFTYDSDMEWDFGMPWYRPTRILHVPSGGEYGWRKGDAKWDERFLDNLPATLNIGQGSPTNFINPSQAKFPDKYRNSLFAFDWSFGIIYAIQLQPNGASYTAKAEEFISGSPLPLTDGTIGPDGSLYFLTGGRRLESDLYRVYHKDRDKINNEVKKAEPNELVKLRREIEQYHRPSAAGTVDKVWEYLGHEDRFIRYAARLAVEHQPFETWKDKVFAERNVVRLTEAMVAMAHVADPSLQPQIMKKLATIPVEKITPKMLENLLRVYEIVIARMGKVNDADAAALAQRLEPFYPAKSNYTNRELSKILLALNSEPAVKKTLDILANAKDDTTQTSFMNSSDLILRNPQYGLDIADMLANIPPAQQIFMATALSNTSVGWTPELREQYFNWFYKAFGYKGGNSYIGFIDNARKMALKNVPQDQLAMYGKMSGDSLINAQGNRLAEKVEGPKGPGRAWEIDSALKVVDENTGVRNFNRGRELFLAVKCGSCHTIKGEGGSVGPDLTQLGTRFSKRDMLEAIIEPSKVISDQYESKVFNLKDGTNVLGRLMSEDEHNYVISQNPYAPQVTKTIAKNTVKSMNRSEVSIMPPGTLNVMSPDEVKDIMAYLMSGGNEKSEVYNKK, from the coding sequence ATGATAAAAACGAAAAGAGCACAATTGTATTTGTTTGCCTTGTTCCTGTTTATATTCGCAGGAGCATGTAAGCAAGAGAAGGAAAAGGAGGAGGTAAAAGAACCCAATCCAAAAACGGATAAAATAACATTGCCCGATGGCTTTGAAATCGAGCATATCTACAGCCCTTCTGATGACAAAAAAGGATCTTGGGTTTCCATGACTTTTGATGACAAAGGTCGTATGATAACATCGGATCAATTTGGTGGTCTATTCCGCGTTGAATTGCCTCCTCTTGGTTCAGATTCAACTGTTAAGCCGAAAATTGAAGCATTAGACTTCCCTATTGAAGGCCGTGACCCTAATGATACGACCAGCAATAAGGTTGGAATGGGCTTTGCGCAAGGTTTGCTATGGGCATATAACAGCTTATATGTGATGATCAACCACCGTCCTAATGAGAACCTTTCAAAAGGCTCTGGCCTATATAGACTTCAAGACACCAACAACGATGATAAATTAGATAAAATCACGCAATTGATGGAATTGGAAGGCGAAGGGGAACATGGACCGCACAGCATCGTGCTAGGGCCAGATTCTATGATCTATGTAATTGCCGGTAACTTTACTAAGATCCCAAAAATGGACAATTACCGTTCATTACCTAACGATAAGGTGGACAATCTGATTCCTTATATCCTTGATACCCATGGACACGATGCGGATTCACACTTGAACGGTGGATGGATTGCAAAGACGGATTCAGAAGGTAAATCCTGGGATCTTATTGCATCGGGTATGCGTAATGGTTTTGACTTAGCCTTCAATAATGAAGGCGAATTATTTACCTACGACTCGGATATGGAATGGGATTTCGGAATGCCTTGGTATCGTCCGACCAGGATTTTACATGTTCCTAGTGGTGGTGAATACGGCTGGAGAAAGGGAGATGCGAAATGGGATGAAAGATTCTTAGACAACCTTCCTGCGACTTTAAATATTGGTCAAGGATCTCCTACTAACTTCATCAACCCTAGCCAAGCTAAGTTTCCTGATAAATATAGAAACAGCCTGTTCGCATTTGATTGGAGTTTCGGTATCATCTATGCCATCCAATTACAACCAAATGGAGCTAGCTATACAGCGAAAGCGGAAGAATTTATCTCAGGATCTCCACTACCTTTGACCGATGGAACCATTGGTCCAGATGGAAGTCTTTACTTCCTTACGGGTGGTAGACGTTTGGAATCTGACTTATACCGTGTATACCATAAAGATCGTGATAAGATCAATAATGAGGTCAAAAAAGCTGAGCCTAATGAATTGGTGAAATTGCGTAGAGAGATTGAGCAATACCACAGACCATCTGCGGCAGGAACTGTTGATAAAGTTTGGGAATATTTAGGTCATGAGGATAGATTCATCCGTTATGCTGCACGTTTAGCAGTAGAACACCAACCGTTTGAGACCTGGAAAGACAAAGTTTTTGCAGAACGCAACGTGGTTCGATTGACTGAAGCGATGGTAGCGATGGCACATGTTGCTGATCCTTCCCTTCAGCCTCAGATCATGAAAAAACTGGCTACTATTCCAGTAGAAAAGATTACACCTAAGATGTTGGAAAACCTATTAAGGGTTTACGAAATTGTCATTGCCCGCATGGGTAAGGTCAATGATGCTGATGCAGCTGCTTTGGCCCAAAGGTTAGAACCTTTCTATCCTGCCAAATCCAACTATACCAACAGGGAACTGTCAAAAATCTTACTTGCCCTAAACAGTGAACCGGCAGTTAAGAAGACACTTGACATTCTAGCCAATGCAAAAGATGACACCACCCAAACCAGCTTTATGAACTCTTCGGATTTGATCCTGAGAAATCCACAGTATGGATTGGACATTGCTGATATGTTGGCCAATATTCCACCTGCACAACAGATCTTCATGGCTACTGCATTGAGCAATACCAGTGTGGGTTGGACCCCGGAGCTACGTGAGCAATATTTCAATTGGTTCTACAAAGCATTCGGCTATAAAGGCGGTAACAGTTACATCGGCTTTATTGACAATGCACGTAAAATGGCATTGAAAAACGTACCGCAAGACCAACTTGCCATGTACGGTAAGATGTCAGGAGACTCTTTGATCAATGCTCAAGGAAATAGATTGGCTGAGAAAGTAGAGGGTCCGAAGGGTCCAGGTAGAGCATGGGAAATTGATTCGGCACTGAAAGTTGTGGATGAAAACACCGGTGTTCGCAATTTCAACCGCGGAAGAGAACTGTTCCTTGCTGTTAAGTGTGGTTCCTGCCATACCATCAAAGGTGAAGGGGGTTCCGTAGGTCCTGATTTAACCCAATTAGGCACCCGTTTTTCTAAACGCGATATGTTAGAGGCGATCATCGAACCTAGTAAGGTGATTTCTGATCAGTATGAATCCAAAGTATTCAATCTGAAAGATGGAACGAATGTATTAGGCCGTTTGATGAGTGAGGATGAACACAATTATGTGATTTCACAGAATCCATACGCTCCTCAAGTGACCAAGACCATTGCGAAAAACACAGTTAAATCCATGAACCGTTCCGAGGTATCGATCATGCCTCCAGGAACATTGAATGTAATGAGTCCTGATGAAGTTAAAGATATCATGGCCTACCTGATGTCCGGTGGTAATGAAAAAAGTGAAGTTTATAACAAAAAATAA
- a CDS encoding RagB/SusD family nutrient uptake outer membrane protein yields MKLRYILLGLGLLSMSSCNKLLDVKPYTFSSGENYYENEGQILRAVNGAYSRLQVLYTSDFNAMTEMRSDNTNYQYDETDRGVQQREEIDEFLITSSNNYVNTTWVNLYVAIQQSNAIISRIDQVQFSDEKLKLQYLGEAKFLRAFSYFHLVRLFGEVPLLTKEVANPSDAFSDGKKGTVDEIYAVIIQDAKDAIANLLPSYDKGSVGRATKGAAYTLLGEVYLTRKQYAEAVTNFQEVTKLGYSLMPDYASCFSPNSKNNAESVFEVQFDQSVEGENSNFIFMFGPRNAKMQLVGFSGNLGGSNIPTPSIYNAYEQGDVRRDKSIQMFNDPSNAAFQESKAFGGSMPFIKKYYHAPYIEDGRSNENWPIYRYAHVLLMLAEAQNEVGSGDPTANLNLVRKRAGLKPLSGLAKDALRTAIANEIRVEVAFENHRWYQLLRTGKAIEVMTAHGAEEKKRLTRLSSASYNIQPFKLLYPIPQREVQINGIKQNEGW; encoded by the coding sequence ATGAAACTAAGATATATTCTATTAGGTCTAGGGTTATTGAGCATGAGCTCCTGCAATAAATTATTGGATGTAAAACCCTATACCTTTTCCAGTGGAGAGAACTATTATGAAAACGAAGGACAGATCCTTCGGGCAGTAAATGGTGCATACAGCAGATTGCAGGTACTCTATACGAGTGATTTCAATGCAATGACAGAGATGAGATCGGACAATACCAATTATCAATATGATGAAACGGACCGTGGCGTGCAGCAGCGGGAAGAAATTGATGAATTCTTGATCACCTCTTCCAATAACTACGTGAATACCACTTGGGTAAACCTGTATGTTGCGATTCAACAATCCAACGCCATCATCAGCAGGATTGATCAAGTACAGTTCTCGGATGAAAAATTAAAGTTACAATACCTGGGAGAGGCCAAGTTTTTGAGAGCATTTTCGTACTTTCATTTAGTAAGACTTTTTGGTGAAGTTCCTTTGCTGACGAAAGAGGTTGCAAATCCTTCGGATGCATTCTCGGATGGCAAAAAAGGTACAGTAGACGAAATTTATGCAGTCATTATCCAAGATGCTAAGGATGCCATTGCAAACTTACTTCCAAGCTATGACAAAGGAAGCGTAGGAAGAGCGACCAAAGGAGCAGCCTATACGCTATTGGGTGAGGTCTACCTAACAAGAAAGCAATATGCTGAGGCAGTAACCAATTTTCAAGAAGTAACCAAATTAGGCTATTCATTGATGCCAGATTACGCATCCTGTTTTAGTCCTAATTCAAAGAATAATGCAGAGTCAGTTTTTGAAGTACAGTTTGATCAATCAGTAGAAGGTGAAAACAGTAACTTCATTTTCATGTTCGGCCCAAGGAATGCAAAGATGCAATTGGTCGGTTTCTCCGGAAACTTAGGTGGAAGCAACATTCCTACACCGAGCATATATAACGCCTATGAACAGGGAGATGTGCGTAGAGATAAGTCTATTCAAATGTTCAACGACCCTTCAAATGCAGCATTTCAAGAGTCAAAAGCATTTGGAGGAAGTATGCCATTTATCAAAAAGTACTATCACGCACCTTATATCGAGGATGGAAGATCGAATGAAAACTGGCCAATCTATCGCTATGCACACGTCCTTTTGATGTTAGCAGAAGCGCAGAATGAGGTAGGCTCAGGAGATCCAACGGCAAACCTGAATCTCGTAAGAAAAAGAGCTGGATTGAAACCTTTGTCAGGACTAGCCAAAGACGCTTTGAGAACGGCCATTGCAAATGAAATAAGAGTTGAAGTTGCCTTTGAAAACCATAGGTGGTATCAACTTCTGAGAACTGGAAAAGCCATTGAAGTGATGACTGCTCATGGTGCCGAGGAAAAGAAAAGATTGACTCGACTGAGCAGTGCTTCATATAATATCCAACCGTTCAAACTCCTTTATCCGATCCCTCAGCGTGAGGTTCAGATCAATGGAATCAAACAGAATGAGGGTTGGTAG
- a CDS encoding TonB-dependent receptor, with product MNKETHNISVEHNTGISNLNLFGQEKIKVTGTVSDANGVPIAGVSVRVKGTNSATATDENGNYEIELNKGQTLTFDNIGFTSKEIVVNAAGTQNIALDSSSEDITEVVVVGYGSQQKKDVTGSIAAVSMKNVKGQAIASPDQALTGQLSGVQVSNSNGTPGGGPRIQIRGIGAIGAGSQPLYVIDGFPVPGSSSERGNPLATINPNDIESMTVLKDASATAIYGSRGSNGVILINTKRGTDGKMRIDVAASSGLQQVPQKGRPNLMNAAEFAQFRKEAIEDKIRFEEGREPTINDIPEEYRNPAALGEGVDWYDAVTRIAPMSDINVNFSGGNESIRSFVSAGYLNQKGVMLNSGFDRFSIRANVEGNFAKKLKLGMNINPTLSYIEGGINGQGRDEFFEITTPVAKIYNDDGSYVPYIQSAGTFGNPNPVMFLNERTNKSSKLKLLMSTYAEYSFLDNLKFKTTFNVDYQDESGETFRPSTLPNQNAPGASIPSGSYGRGQYINWANENTLNYDYSSDNGHSISALAGYSIQMQKNKNANFNGAQFPDDDIQTLNAAARITGGTGIEDWGLISYLARVNYSYLDRYILTGSFRADGSSRFGKDNRWGSFPSVAVGWRLSEEAFLKDKEWIDELKLRASYGRSGNFNIANYASLSSIGASNYIFGGGLAPGRVMNSLGNSFLGWERMKELNIGLDFTTWNNRLTLTANYYKRNTLDLLLNTPIPNSSGFGSVVENRGDVENKGFEFSISSANIARENFTWNTDFNISFNRNKVIALGRSTDPIFSGQSSEGNFTNITEIGQPVGMIIGYVVEGIYQNQADVDNNPAFPGAIPGNLKMKDVNGDGQITPNDDFAVIGNPYPDFNFGMTNTLTYKAFDFRVMMVGSMGQEMLHATRFYTDNIDGVFNVRKEVADRWRSESNPGSGLVPTTNGTGRGRVMYRDTHSLFVQKTDYLWIKNITIGYSLPKSIGGVLNNLRIYANLQNPFLFTNYDGNPEGTNINRGDISPLVPGIDYSAYPVPKIYTLGLNFNF from the coding sequence ATGAATAAAGAAACACACAACATCTCCGTGGAACATAACACGGGCATCAGCAACTTAAACTTGTTTGGCCAAGAGAAAATCAAGGTCACAGGAACGGTTAGTGATGCCAATGGGGTTCCTATTGCTGGTGTTTCTGTTCGCGTAAAAGGCACGAACTCGGCGACTGCAACCGATGAAAACGGAAATTATGAAATCGAATTGAACAAAGGCCAAACCCTGACCTTTGACAATATTGGTTTCACTTCGAAGGAAATCGTTGTCAATGCTGCTGGTACACAAAACATTGCATTGGACAGTAGCAGTGAGGACATTACCGAAGTGGTAGTCGTTGGTTATGGTAGTCAGCAGAAAAAAGACGTTACTGGATCGATTGCCGCTGTGTCTATGAAAAATGTAAAAGGACAGGCTATCGCTAGTCCTGACCAAGCATTAACCGGACAACTTTCGGGAGTACAGGTCAGTAATTCCAATGGTACTCCAGGTGGTGGACCAAGGATTCAGATCAGGGGAATTGGGGCAATTGGTGCTGGTAGCCAGCCACTCTATGTTATTGATGGATTTCCAGTTCCTGGATCTTCCAGTGAAAGGGGAAATCCTTTGGCAACCATCAACCCCAACGATATTGAGTCGATGACCGTATTGAAGGATGCTTCTGCCACGGCAATTTATGGTTCTAGAGGCTCTAATGGGGTAATCTTGATCAATACCAAACGTGGTACGGATGGTAAGATGAGAATCGATGTAGCGGCAAGTTCCGGCTTACAACAAGTCCCTCAGAAAGGTAGACCCAACCTGATGAATGCTGCAGAATTTGCACAATTCAGGAAAGAGGCCATCGAAGATAAAATCAGGTTTGAAGAAGGAAGGGAACCCACAATAAATGATATCCCTGAAGAATATAGAAACCCTGCTGCATTGGGTGAAGGTGTGGATTGGTATGATGCAGTTACCCGAATCGCTCCGATGTCGGATATCAACGTGAATTTCTCTGGTGGTAATGAAAGCATTCGTTCTTTTGTGTCTGCAGGATATTTGAACCAGAAGGGCGTGATGTTGAACTCGGGCTTTGACCGTTTCTCCATCCGTGCGAATGTGGAAGGGAATTTTGCAAAGAAATTAAAATTAGGGATGAACATCAACCCTACCCTATCCTACATTGAAGGTGGAATCAATGGACAAGGACGGGATGAATTCTTTGAGATCACGACTCCTGTCGCCAAAATATATAACGATGATGGCTCCTATGTTCCGTATATTCAATCTGCTGGAACTTTTGGGAACCCAAATCCTGTGATGTTCTTAAATGAGCGGACCAACAAGAGCTCCAAGTTAAAGCTATTGATGAGTACCTATGCAGAATATAGCTTTTTGGACAACCTAAAGTTCAAGACTACCTTCAACGTAGACTATCAAGATGAAAGTGGCGAGACCTTTAGACCTTCCACTCTACCTAATCAAAATGCCCCTGGTGCATCTATTCCTAGCGGAAGTTATGGAAGAGGCCAATACATCAACTGGGCAAATGAAAACACCTTAAACTACGATTACTCTTCAGATAACGGACATTCGATTTCTGCATTGGCAGGTTATTCCATCCAAATGCAAAAGAACAAGAATGCCAACTTCAACGGTGCCCAATTCCCAGATGACGACATTCAGACCTTGAATGCTGCAGCAAGAATAACCGGAGGCACAGGAATTGAAGACTGGGGATTGATATCCTATTTAGCTAGGGTTAACTACTCCTACCTAGATCGATATATCTTGACAGGGTCTTTCCGTGCGGATGGCTCCTCAAGATTTGGTAAGGACAATCGCTGGGGTTCTTTCCCATCGGTTGCAGTCGGTTGGCGATTATCCGAAGAAGCTTTCCTGAAAGATAAAGAGTGGATTGATGAGTTAAAACTGAGGGCTTCTTATGGACGTTCAGGTAACTTCAATATTGCCAATTATGCTTCTTTAAGCAGCATCGGTGCTTCCAACTATATTTTTGGAGGCGGATTGGCACCAGGTCGTGTGATGAACAGTCTTGGAAACAGCTTCCTAGGTTGGGAAAGGATGAAGGAGTTGAACATTGGTTTGGATTTCACTACATGGAATAACCGTTTGACTTTAACCGCCAACTATTATAAACGTAACACCTTAGATCTATTATTGAATACCCCAATTCCTAACTCATCAGGATTCGGCTCCGTCGTAGAAAATCGTGGTGATGTCGAAAATAAAGGTTTCGAGTTCTCAATCAGTTCAGCAAATATTGCCCGTGAAAACTTTACCTGGAATACCGACTTCAATATTTCATTCAACCGCAACAAAGTCATTGCCCTCGGCCGTAGTACAGACCCTATCTTCTCAGGACAGAGTTCGGAAGGAAACTTTACCAATATCACCGAGATTGGTCAACCGGTAGGTATGATCATTGGCTATGTGGTAGAAGGAATTTATCAAAATCAAGCAGATGTAGACAATAATCCAGCATTCCCAGGAGCAATCCCAGGGAACTTAAAAATGAAGGATGTGAACGGAGATGGCCAGATTACACCAAATGATGACTTTGCGGTAATCGGTAATCCTTATCCTGACTTCAACTTTGGTATGACCAATACCTTGACTTATAAAGCATTCGATTTCCGAGTGATGATGGTGGGTTCCATGGGACAAGAAATGTTGCATGCAACCAGGTTCTATACGGACAACATCGACGGGGTATTTAATGTGCGTAAGGAGGTTGCTGATCGTTGGAGATCAGAATCTAATCCAGGTAGTGGTCTGGTACCAACAACCAATGGTACTGGTAGAGGCCGTGTAATGTATCGTGATACCCATTCCCTATTTGTCCAAAAGACAGATTACCTATGGATAAAGAACATTACAATAGGCTACTCCCTCCCTAAGAGCATTGGTGGAGTGTTAAACAACCTTAGGATTTATGCTAACCTTCAGAATCCATTCTTATTTACCAATTATGATGGAAACCCAGAAGGAACTAACATAAACAGAGGGGATATAAGTCCATTGGTACCAGGGATCGACTATTCGGCTTACCCTGTTCCAAAGATTTACACATTAGGGTTGAATTTCAATTTTTAA
- a CDS encoding GIY-YIG nuclease family protein — MKPIKRLYFVYIITNLSRTVLYTGVTNNLRYRLYQQEFQNYGMNSFTKKYKIKYLLFYEIFENIRAAISKEKEIKGWTRAKKEALINDFNPEWKFLNDEAEELH; from the coding sequence ATGAAGCCAATCAAAAGATTATATTTTGTCTATATAATTACAAATCTATCAAGGACTGTCCTTTACACTGGAGTTACCAATAATTTGAGATATCGATTATATCAACAGGAGTTTCAAAATTATGGAATGAATAGTTTTACAAAAAAATATAAGATAAAATACCTCTTGTTTTATGAGATTTTCGAGAATATACGTGCGGCTATTAGTAAAGAAAAAGAAATTAAGGGATGGACCAGAGCGAAAAAGGAAGCATTAATAAATGATTTTAATCCAGAATGGAAGTTTCTTAACGATGAAGCAGAAGAATTACACTAG
- a CDS encoding alpha-L-rhamnosidase, which yields MGTLRIVCCICLGLLLNLAASYASIQPKYLRTEYKINPYVEESKPRLSWELEGKGFNQSQLAYQVMVASSEALLRKNQADLWDSKKVNGNQTNQIEYAGKLLQSGQRVYWKVRSWDEKDRVGKWSEIQYWELAKPNPEDWKAKWIGVDLNHLAPKGEYHLPPSPYLRKEVSLKKKIKSARLYISSLGLHNFYVNGEKIGRGYFASGWTDYNKRVYYNVYDVTDQLSDGNNVFGAILSSGWYAGYLGYALLVGSPQVNQFYGKFPLLKAQIDVTYEDGSKEHIATDSRWKYSTGAILESDFLEGEKHDARKEPQGWNRVGFDASAWTDIQEFPDQEGQELEIYPSNPVRVLQELSAKSIKKIAEGQYIVDFGQNFAGNIRLKINGSKGDSLVFRYGEMLFPDGKLMTDNLRKARATDTYILNGSKNEEWSPSFTFHGFQFVEVTGLKVEPSLDFLTGLVMSSDLDQVGSFESDNPMLNQLYSNILWTQKANYLDIPTDCPQRDERLGWTGDAQVYMRSAIFNADVAPFHKKWIKDLNDSQWPNGAYPIYAPMPVNAEGVAAIRASDSFSPGWSEAGIICTYEYFKAYNDLRIVRESLPFMRKFMAFLKSRTKGNVLQEGAFEDVNPKGGFGDWLSVGEKTSPDLLATTYYFYCNKLMAEMCRAIGDMQLATDYEKESFAVKMGFKQHYMDEHGKLKTNSAFYGKGEGYVEGQNGFSGHTQTAYANALYSGILDEQDEALAGKYLRELLEANGNKLSTGFLGFKPLLPALTASGSTDKAYMLLQSTEYPSLGYEVVNGATSIWERWDSYSKEKGFIHNAAMNSFSHYAFGSVNEWMFEHLLGIKLKENGFQEVYIQPEIGDFGINEVAGSYRSIAGNIKSAWSRSEKEVMQEIQIPVNVVAYCSINTEDLKDVKINGEPIDRNNLVRSLKKLDGEILVELGSGKYTIRTAL from the coding sequence ATGGGGACCCTAAGGATAGTATGCTGTATTTGTCTAGGCTTGTTGTTAAACCTTGCAGCTTCGTATGCTAGCATACAGCCTAAATATCTGCGTACAGAATATAAGATCAATCCCTATGTAGAAGAAAGTAAACCGCGATTGAGTTGGGAGCTTGAAGGCAAGGGATTCAACCAATCTCAATTAGCTTATCAGGTTATGGTAGCCAGTTCGGAAGCCTTGCTTAGAAAGAACCAAGCAGACCTTTGGGACAGCAAAAAGGTAAATGGCAACCAAACCAATCAGATTGAATATGCTGGAAAGTTACTTCAGTCTGGACAACGGGTTTATTGGAAGGTCCGCTCCTGGGATGAAAAGGATAGAGTTGGCAAATGGTCGGAAATCCAATATTGGGAATTGGCGAAACCTAACCCAGAGGATTGGAAAGCAAAGTGGATCGGGGTTGATTTAAACCACTTAGCTCCTAAAGGAGAATATCATTTACCACCTTCGCCATATTTACGAAAAGAGGTCTCTCTAAAGAAGAAGATTAAATCCGCGCGATTATACATTAGCTCCCTTGGACTCCATAATTTTTATGTCAATGGAGAAAAGATAGGGCGCGGTTATTTTGCATCAGGTTGGACTGACTATAATAAGCGTGTATATTACAATGTATATGATGTCACAGACCAATTGAGCGATGGAAACAATGTGTTTGGCGCCATATTATCCAGTGGCTGGTATGCCGGTTATTTAGGCTATGCCTTGTTGGTCGGTTCCCCGCAGGTAAACCAGTTCTATGGAAAATTTCCCCTTTTGAAGGCACAGATCGATGTAACCTACGAGGATGGGAGCAAGGAGCATATTGCCACAGATTCACGTTGGAAATACAGTACTGGTGCCATACTGGAATCAGATTTCTTGGAAGGTGAAAAGCATGATGCCAGAAAGGAACCACAGGGATGGAATAGGGTTGGTTTCGATGCAAGTGCGTGGACCGATATCCAAGAGTTTCCAGACCAAGAAGGGCAGGAACTTGAAATCTATCCAAGTAATCCAGTTCGGGTATTGCAGGAGTTATCCGCCAAGTCCATTAAGAAAATTGCTGAAGGTCAATATATCGTGGATTTTGGCCAAAACTTCGCTGGTAATATCCGGTTAAAGATCAATGGCAGCAAAGGAGATTCCCTGGTCTTTCGATATGGAGAAATGCTGTTTCCTGATGGTAAGCTGATGACGGATAACCTGCGAAAAGCGAGAGCTACGGATACATACATCCTAAACGGGTCAAAGAATGAGGAGTGGAGTCCTAGCTTCACCTTTCATGGGTTCCAGTTCGTGGAAGTTACCGGATTGAAAGTGGAACCTAGCCTTGATTTCTTGACAGGCTTGGTGATGAGTTCGGATCTCGACCAGGTAGGAAGTTTTGAATCCGACAATCCCATGCTAAATCAGCTTTACAGTAATATCCTTTGGACCCAGAAAGCTAATTATCTAGATATACCGACCGACTGTCCGCAAAGGGATGAAAGGTTGGGCTGGACGGGTGATGCCCAAGTATATATGCGTTCGGCGATCTTCAATGCCGATGTTGCGCCATTCCACAAGAAATGGATCAAAGACCTGAATGATTCCCAATGGCCGAATGGTGCCTATCCCATCTATGCCCCTATGCCAGTTAATGCAGAAGGGGTAGCTGCAATCAGAGCATCCGATTCTTTCTCACCGGGCTGGTCTGAGGCGGGGATTATCTGCACGTATGAATATTTTAAAGCCTATAATGACCTTCGCATTGTTCGGGAGTCACTTCCATTTATGAGGAAATTTATGGCTTTCCTAAAGTCCAGAACGAAAGGCAATGTGTTGCAGGAAGGAGCTTTTGAAGATGTAAACCCAAAAGGTGGATTTGGAGATTGGTTGTCGGTAGGAGAAAAGACAAGTCCTGATCTATTGGCCACAACCTACTATTTCTACTGCAATAAATTGATGGCTGAGATGTGTCGTGCAATTGGAGATATGCAACTAGCTACGGATTATGAAAAGGAGTCCTTTGCCGTTAAGATGGGGTTCAAACAACATTATATGGACGAACATGGAAAACTGAAAACCAATTCCGCGTTCTATGGAAAGGGTGAAGGCTATGTGGAAGGTCAAAACGGCTTTTCTGGCCATACCCAAACCGCCTATGCCAATGCATTGTATTCAGGGATATTGGATGAGCAGGATGAAGCCTTGGCAGGTAAATATCTCCGAGAGCTTTTGGAAGCCAATGGCAATAAGTTGAGTACCGGTTTCTTGGGTTTCAAACCGCTTTTGCCAGCATTGACTGCTTCTGGTTCAACTGATAAGGCTTACATGCTCTTACAAAGTACTGAATACCCATCCTTAGGCTACGAGGTGGTAAATGGAGCGACTTCCATTTGGGAACGTTGGGATAGCTATAGCAAGGAAAAAGGATTTATCCATAATGCAGCCATGAATTCTTTCTCACACTATGCTTTCGGTTCGGTAAACGAATGGATGTTTGAGCATTTGCTCGGCATAAAGTTGAAAGAAAATGGTTTCCAGGAGGTCTATATACAGCCTGAAATTGGTGATTTTGGAATCAATGAGGTAGCGGGATCCTATCGTTCCATAGCTGGCAACATCAAAAGTGCATGGAGCAGATCGGAAAAGGAGGTCATGCAGGAAATCCAGATTCCAGTCAATGTGGTCGCTTATTGCAGTATAAATACGGAGGATCTAAAGGATGTAAAAATAAATGGAGAACCCATTGATCGAAACAACCTCGTGCGTTCCTTAAAGAAACTAGATGGGGAAATCTTGGTCGAACTTGGCTCGGGTAAGTATACAATCAGAACAGCTCTTTAA
- a CDS encoding L-rhamnose mutarotase, whose protein sequence is MKQVAFKMKLLPGNEAEYLRRHQQIWPKLAKLLKENGISDYSIFLDPETLDLFAVQTLAEGFEEQKLKADPIMKEWWAYMKDLMETNADYSPKTFPLKQVFYLP, encoded by the coding sequence ATGAAACAGGTAGCCTTTAAAATGAAACTTCTGCCGGGCAATGAAGCGGAATATCTTCGTCGGCATCAGCAGATTTGGCCGAAATTGGCAAAACTCTTAAAAGAGAATGGGATATCTGATTATTCCATTTTTTTAGATCCGGAGACCTTGGATCTCTTTGCGGTGCAGACCTTGGCTGAGGGATTTGAAGAACAAAAATTAAAGGCAGATCCCATTATGAAGGAATGGTGGGCCTATATGAAGGATCTGATGGAAACCAATGCAGATTATTCACCAAAAACTTTTCCCTTAAAACAAGTATTTTACTTACCTTAG